One stretch of Rhizoctonia solani chromosome 8, complete sequence DNA includes these proteins:
- a CDS encoding F-box-like protein: protein MRAVQGPGLDLRVILVSMVVLNQATSRAVDHLLDRDPQVSTPVLNLTSAMTIILFDTPTFPPEIWLQILWYLDLPDIDSIGRTCRILRRLTKDPALQRVRLLVFTPERVSRSLFSANRPTVLDLVHWNILRGLGIERKWRAGQYLYSTSSVRQFNAMINIEQTRIRSKLSSLLRTPRSSARATLYPRVLPDIEASSSHIARALLPAVHSLNASLRRQGLTRAIREGTRRNVGWFEGKGRELGVSGEWERLAVCPSVRKSIKVWEEILAHKA, encoded by the exons ATGCGCGCTGTCCAGGGTCCTGGCCTTGATCTGCGCGTCATCCTTGTCAGCATGGTGGTGTTAAATCAGGCAACCTCACGTGCCGTTGACCACCTTCTCGATCGCGATCCCCAGGTCTCGACCCCGGTTCTCAACCTTACTTCGGCGATGACGATCATCCTCTTCGATACACCCACATTTCCGCCTGAAATATGGCTACAGATAT TATGGTATCTTGACTTGCCAGACATTGATTCCATTGGGAGAACATGCCGCATCTTACGCCGGCTCACCAAGGACCCTGCCCTCCAACGTGTACGATTATTAGTCTTCACTCCAGAGCGCGTCAGTCGCTCTCTCTTTTCAGCCAACCGGCCCACTGTGCTCGATTTGGTTCACTGGAATATCCTGCGTGGGCTTGGAATCGAGCGCAAGTGGCGTGCAGGGCAGTATCTTTATTCTACCTCG TCTGTTCGTCAATTCAATGCCATGATCAATATTGAACAAACCCGGATTCGAAGCAAGCTGTCTTCTTTGCTGCGTACACCTCGGTCATCGGCACGAGCAACACTATACCCGCGAGTTCTTCCTGATATCGAAGCATCGTCCTCTCATATTGCTCGAGCACTCCTTCCCGCTGTTCATTCTCTCAATGCCAGTCTCCGTCGTCAAGGACTTACACGAGCCATTCGTGAAGGAACAAGGCGCAACGTGGGATGGTTCGAAGGTAAAGGACGAGAGCTCGGCGTCTCAGGTGAGTGGGAGAGGCTGGCCGTGTGTCCGAGTGTGAGGAAGAGTATCAAAGTTTGGGAAGAGATCCTTGCCCATAAGGCTTGA
- a CDS encoding aldo/keto reductase family protein, translated as MIQTTTIASAPIVKIGHGLMSMSWVANPPPEEQCFESIIAGINAAPAGVKVFLNAGEFYGKWPNVTANLELLNRFFTKYPEYAERTFLSVKASLSVGVTRIDSYDQYPTRVQLLFRSMVSPKTARKPAGLERSITNTIQKLGPNKKIDLFEPARLDPNVSIEETMAELNKHVELGNIGAIGLSECSAATLDRASKVGKVAAVEIEVSLWSYEEETRKVISKAADIGAVVAAYSPLGQGALTGKLNLADLGKDDHRSHYPKFQEESFKKNVKLVDALKALAEKKGVTTAQLSLAWVSSLGQHVVPIPGSTRAARTVENASAASIELSKEELEEIGHIIGANPVSGDRYPEQLMKTVWR; from the exons ATGATACAGACAACAACCATAGCTAGCGCCCCCATTGTCAAGATCGGACACGGGCTGATGTCG ATGTCCTGGGTGGCCAATCCTCCGCCTGAAGAGCAGTGCTTTGAGTCGATCATTGCCGGCATCAACGCAGCTCCTGCTGGAGTCAAGGTCTTCCTGAACGCTG GGGAGTTCTATGGGAAATGGCCAAATGTAACAGCCAACCTGGAGCTACTTAACCGATTCTTTACCAAGTACCCTGAGTATGCTGAGCGTACCTTTCTCTCAGTCAAGGCAAGTTTGAGCGTCGGAGTGACAAGGATAGACTCTTACGACCAATACCCCACCAGGGTGCAGCTGTTATTTCGGAGCATGGTTTCTCCCAAGACTGCTCGTAA GCCTGCTGGCTTGGAGCGTAGCATCACAAACACTATCCAAAAGCTTGGTCCTAACAAGAAGATTGACCTGTTCGAGCCTGCACG GCTTGACCCGAATGTGTCGATAGAAGAAACGATGGCTGAGCTTAACAAACACG TCGAATTGGGTAACATCGGAGCGATTGGACTGTCTGAATGCTCTGCGGCTACCCTTGACCGAGCAAGCaag GTCGGCAAGGTAGCAGCGGTAGAGATAGAGGTTTCGCTGTGGAGCTATGAAGAGGAGACTCGCAAAG TGATCTCCAAGGCCGCGGATATCGGGGCAGTTGTAGCGGCATATAGTCCACTCGGTCAAGGAGCGTTGACCGGAAAGCTAAACCTGGCCGATCTAGGCAAGGATGACCACCGCAGTCATTACCCCAAGTTCCAAGAGGAG AGCTTCAAGAAGAACGTAAAACTGGTGGATGCACTGAAGGCCCTTGCCGAAAAGAAAGGGGTTACGACTGCTCAGCTCAGCCTTGCCTGGGTTTCCTCGCTCGGGCAACATGTGGTCCCGATTCCAGGCTCCAC GCGCGCAGCTCGGACTGTAGAAAATGCATCTGCAGCTTCAATCGAACTGAGCAAAGAAGAGTTGGAAGAAATCGGGCATATAATCGGAGCCAACCCTGTATCTGGGGACCGGTATCCCGAACAACTGATGAAAACGGTCTGGCGATAG
- a CDS encoding Multicopper oxidase produces the protein MLSRIVLLSLLGAVSQPAFAAVRKYQFDIKNVKVSPDGFERSIVSVNGQVPGTLITANKGDRLHVNVTNLLTDPSMRRATTIHWHGLFQATTADEDGPAFVTQCPIAQNLSYTYQIPLNDQTGTMWYHAHLASQYVDGLRGPLVIYDPDDPHKSLYDVDDASTVVMLEDWYHTPAPTLEHQMFSVDNTALLSPVPDSGLINGKGRYVGGPEVPRSVINVTRGKRYRLRVINASAIGSFTFSIEGHRLTVIEADGIPHEPLVVDSFQIYAGQRYSVIVEANQTAANYWIRAPMTVAGAGTNTNLDPTNVFAVLHYEGAPNAEPTTEQGTAIGTALVEENLHALINPGVPGGSAPADVSLNLAIGRSTVDGILRFTFNNIKYEAPSLPTLLKILANGASNNADFATSEHTIVLPHNKIIELNITGGADHPIHLHGHVFDVVKSLGGTPNYVNPPRRDVVRVGGTGVILRFKTDNPGPWFVHCHIDWHLEAGLALVFAEAPDQIRQGPQSVNTNGPWNQLCPKYAALPPDLQ, from the exons ATGCTCTCTCGCATTGTCCTTCTCTCTTTGCTTGGTGCGGTGTCACAACCCGCCTTTGCTGCTGTCCGCAAGTACCAGTTCGATATCAAGAACGTCAAGGTTTCTCCCGATGGCTTTGAGCGCTCTATCGTCTCTGTTAACGGCCAGGTGCCTGGTACATTGATCACG GCCAACAAGGGTGATAGGCTACATGTGAATGTCACAAACCTG CTCACTGACCCCTCGATGCGTCGTGCTACGACAATT CATTGGCATGGGCTG TTCCAAGCTACTACCGCTGACGAGGATGGTCCTGCATTTG TCACCCAATGCCCTATCGCACAGAACTTGTCCTACACGTACCAGATCCCACTTAATGATCAAACGGGAACTATGTG GTATCACGCCCATCTTGCGAGCCAGTACGTGGATGGATTGCGGGGTCCTT TGGTCATCTATG ATCCAGATGACCCACACAAATCACTCTACGATGTGGACGATGCTAGCACTGTGGTTATGCTTGAAGATTG GTATCACACTCCAGCGCCGACGCTAGAACATCAGATGTTTTCAGTTGACAATACTGCTTTGCTGTCTCC TGTTCCGGACTCAGGCCTTATTAATGGTAAGGGCCGCTACGTGGGTGGGCCCGAAGTGCCTCGGTCGGTGATCAACGTAACCCGTGGGAAACGATACCGCTTGCGTGTGATTAATGCGTCTGCAATTGGTTCATTCACTTTTTCGATTGAAGGACACCGTTTGACCGTCATT GAGGCCGATGGAATCCCACACGAACCTTTGGTCGTTGATAGTTTCCAGATTTATGCCGGGCAGCGTTATTCCGTCATT GTCGAAGCAAACCAGACTGCTGCAAACTACTGGATTCGTGCTCCGATGACAGTCGCAGGTGCTGGCACCAACACCAACC TCGACCCTACCAACGTCTTTGCTGTGTTGCACTATGAAGGAGCACCCAACGCCGAGCCCACGACTGAGCAAGGCACCGCGATTGGAACTGCGCTTGTTGAAGAAAACTTGCAT GCGCTCATCAACCCCGGTGTTCCGGGTGGTTCTGCCCCAGCTGACGTCAGCCTCAACCTTGCAATCGGAAGGTCTACCGTCGATGGCATTCTTAGGTTCACTTTCAACAATATCAAG TATGAGGCACCGTCGCTTCCTACGTTGTTGAAGATCCTGGCCAACGGCGCGAGCAACAACGCCGATTTTGCTACCAGCGAACACACCATCGTACTACCCCATAACAAAATTATC GAACTcaatattactggaggcGCAGACCACCCCATTCATCTCCACGGGCATGTATTTGATGTTGTCAAATCCCTCGGCGGTACTCCAAACTACGTGAACCCTCCTCGCAGGGATGTCGTCCGCGTTGGAGGCACAGGCGTTATCCTTCGTTTCAAG ACCGATAACCCTGGCCCTTGGTTCGTTCACTGCCACATCGACT GGCACTTGGAAGCCGGCCTTGCGCTCGTCTTCGCCGAGGCTCCCGACCAAATTCGCCAGGGACCGCAGTCCGTCAATACTAATGGCCCTTGGAATCAGCTCTGCCCCAAGTACGCAGCACTCCCTCCCGATCTGCAGTAA
- a CDS encoding Fatty acid desaturase produces the protein MSVDIQKGANDKPQRAPIWWSNAIFFVSMHIVAVLGVYYYPVWVAPRKTIALCILSWQLASFGITIGYHRLWSHKSFTARRPLRAVLAVMGALGFQGSIKWWCLRHRLHHRFTDDPIHDPYAATRGLWYAHVGWIFRKPVYERMSLVNKDDLEADPVVQIQHRFYIPIAAFFGLVTPTLIAKLWGDALGGYLYGGVVARIMIWHCTFMINSLAHWDGLQPYTNEVTARGNLILALFTSGEGNHNYHVRLILFTHAFPHDFRNGPCPQDWDPSKWIIWALHQFTPLVTRVRRAREEDVSRARRWMSYAHSLGKDHLPHGWEALSDEDFFDAVAEVENENEATDQPQKEEYEAWDLSRLESHVLNERRTAVLIDGWVVDVTKYMSEHPGGAALLGQYSFKSRPGTPLLADVKKDLPQDASWAFNGGLIALRFLTYIRPSDQTSKQNEWGSYEIGMSSTESTGTHPHRFHQPPAYQAICPLPVFIDGSDLLGSKSGRIKLLEINGLARTPSTGMLGLTIMDSLQSSQCN, from the exons ATGAGTGTAGATATACAG AAAGGGGCGAATGATAAACCTCAGAGGGCACCGATATGGTGGTCGAATGCGATTTTCTTTGTCTCTATGCACATTGTAGCAGTTCTAGGAGTCTACTACTACCCCGTCTGGGTAGCACCGCGGAAAACTATTGCCTTATGTATCTTATCCTGGCAATTAGCCTCTTTCGG AATTACTATTGGATATCATCGCCTATGGTCTCACAAGTCATTTACGGCTCGTCGACCTCTCAGAGCCGTTCTAGCCGTAATGGGAGCACTAGGATTCCAAGGATCTATTAAG TGGTGGTGCTTGAGGCACAGGCTTCATCACAGGTTCACCGACGATCCTATCCATGACCCCTATGCTGCAACGCGCGGACTGTGGTATGCGCACGTTGGCTGGATATTCCGCAAACCAGTATATGAACGGATGTCACTCGTAAATAAAGATGACTTGGAAGCAGACCCGG TCGTCCAAATTCAACATCGCTTCTACATCCCTATCGCGGCTTTCTTTGGACTTGTAACGCCTACTTTAATTGCAAAACTCTGGGGAGATGCGCTTGGGGGCTATCTCTACGGAGGTGTTGTAGCTCGTATTATGA TCTGGCATTGCACGTTTATGATAAATTCGCTGGCCCACTGGGATGGTCTTCAGCCTTATACGAACGAAGTTACCGCTCGAGGAAATCTG ATACTTGCTTTATTTACTTCTGGCGAAGGAAACCACAATTAT CATGTACGTTTAATCTTATTCACC CATGCATTCCCACATGATTTCCGCAACGGACCATGTCCCCAAGACTGGGATCCGTCTAAATGGATCATATGGGCGCTTCATCAATTCACACCTCTTGTGACCCGAGTGCGCCGGGCACGCGAAGAAGATGTTTCACGAGCTCGTCGATGGATGAGCTACGCCCACTCCCTTGGGAAAGACCATCTACCCCATGGCTGGGAAGCCCTCAGTGATGAAGACTTTTTCGATGCGGTCGCCGAGGTCGAGAACGAAAACGAGGCAACTGACCAACCCCAGAAAGAAGAGTACGAGGCCTGGGACCTCTCACGACTTGAGTCTCACGTTCTAAACGAGCGTCGTACGGCGGTTCTGATTGACGGATGGGTTGTCGATGTTACCAAGTACATGAGTGAACAT CCTGGTGGGGCGGCCTTGCTTGGGCAATATTCCTTCAAGTCTCGACCCGGCACTCCTCTTCTTGCCGATGTCAAGAAGGATCTTCCCCAAGATGCCAGTTGGGCTTTCAATGGGG GTTTGATTGCGCTACGCTTCCTAACATACATTCGCCCGAGCGACCAAACGTCCAAGCAAAATGAATGGGGATCATACGAAATTGGCATGTCCTCCACTGAAAGCACCGGTACGCATCCACACCGATTTCACCAGCCACCCGCATACCAAGCCATCTGCCCCTTACCAGTATTCATTGACGGGAGTGATTTACTGGGATCAAAGTCAGGGCGGATCAAATTGCTCGAAATCAACGGCCTGGCTCGCACTCCGTCCACGGGAATGCTTGGCTTGACGATCATGGATAGCCTGCAATCCTCCCAGTGCAACTGA
- a CDS encoding tRNA (adenine(58)-N(1))-methyltransferase non-catalytic subunit TRM6, whose amino-acid sequence MEMGAPRDIRPGDNVILKLPNGELKLVKIPDGDGKGEIKLGKYGAFRSEHILGHPFGLSYEILDKKELKVVPHRTIEEIEETNATNELINDDGKFVQPLTTEEIELLKASGAHVTEIIKRQIEAHTTYELKNEYSKEKYKKRKEAKYSKSFTVIEPTLFNICEYHFSRDASKIRDLRPHTLGQLLNSANVRPGARILVADDVSGLLVAAVLERLGGSGRCLVITDVDGPSAFPIIPHMNFEPEVKSSKIMSTLNWAAADEDYTPLAAARVAEEPVEELQTNKEKSKQRKRKVAVGVLASLREELFSGEFDGLVVASQFEPFSLVEKLSPYLAGSGSIAVYSPYIQPLIEAQSRMRPMAKYLAPAVQETWHREYQVLPGRTHPHMTMPGPTGYILTAIKVYDNPEASSVLLHRKELRAKRRKLAEEKAAESAGSAADDAVEEQDPTLAPAMGPEP is encoded by the exons ATGGAAATGGGCGCTCCTAGGGACATCCGACCTGGAGACAATGTCATTCTAAAGCTCCCCAACGGTGAACTCAAGCTTGTAAAAATACCAGACGGGGATGGAAAAGG TGAAATAAAACTCGGAAAGTATGGTGCATTTCGCAGCGAGCACATACTCGGCCACCCATTTGGCTTATCCTACGAGATTTTGGATAAAAAGGAACTAAAAGTAGTGCCCCATAGGACCATAGAGGAAATAG AGGAGACCAATGCAACAAATGAATTAATCAACGATGATGGAAAGTTTGTGCAGCCGTTAACCACGGAGGAAATAGAGCTGCTCAAAGCCAGCGGTGCCCATGTCACA GAAATCATCAAACGCCAAATCGAGGCTCACACAACGTACGAACTCAAAAACGAGTATAGCAAAGAAAAGTACAAGAAGAGAAAAGAAGCCAA GTACTCCAAAAGCTTTACAGTTATAGAACCTACACTGTTCAACATCTGTGAATACCACTTCTCACGGGACGCCAGCAAAATCCGAGACCTGAGACCTCATACCTTGGGACAACTACTCAACTCGGCCAACGTTCGACCAGGCGCACGCATCTTGGTGGCTGACGATGTTTCGGGGCTACTCGTAGCGGCTGTGCTAGAGAGGTTGGGAG GAAGTGGGAGATGTCTGGTAATCACCGACGTCGATGGACCATCGGCGTTTCCTATTATACCCCATATGAACTTCGAGCCCGAAGTCAAGTCTTCAAAAATTATGAGTACCTTGAATTGGGCGGCCGCGGACGAGGATTATACCCCTT TGGCTGCTGCTCGAGTTGCCGAGGAGCCGGTGGAAGAACTACAAACTAACAAGGAAAAATCAAAACAGCGAAAGCGAAAGGTAGCAGTTGGTGTATTAGCCAGCTTACGAGAGGAACTGTTTTCAGGGGAATTTGACGG CTTGGTGGTAGCCAGTCAATTTGAGCCATTCTCGCTGGTAGAGAAATTGTCACCGTATTTGGCCGGATCTGGGTCAATTGCTGTTTATAGTCCTTACATTCAG CCTCTTATAGAAGCTCAATCTCGAATGCGACCAATGGCCAAGTACTTGGCTCCTGCAGTCCAAGAAACCTGGCATCGAGAGTACCAG GTGCTCCCTGGTCGAACACACCCGCACATGACTATGCCAGGTCCAACAGGGTATATTTTAACTGCGATCAAGGT ATACGATAACCCCGAGGCATCTTCTGTACTCCTACATCGAAAGGAACTTAGAGCCAAAAGGCGTAAACTTGCCGAGGAGAAGGCAGCAGAAAGCGCAGGGTCTGCAGCCGATGATGCAGTGGAAGAACAAGATCCAACTTTGGCGCCAGCAATGGGCCCTGAACCATAA
- a CDS encoding Multicopper oxidase — translation MKSALAIVAAVTASPVLGAFVDYNFVIGNVQAAPDGFRRSVVAVNGQIPGTLITANKGDTLRINVTNQLTDSSMRRSTTIHWHGLFQSGTAGEDGPAFVTQCPISQFNSYTYEIPLHDQTGTFWYHSHLSSQYVDGLRGALVVYDPNDPHKALYDVDDEATVITLDDWYHTPAPTLQEQFFSTNNTALNAPVPDSALINGKGRYVGGPEVERAVLKVQSGKRYRFRVINTSAIGSYTFAIEGHTMTIIEADGIAHEPLVVDSFDIYAGQRYSFILEANQTVANYWVSAPMTVAAAGTNANLDATNVYAVLRYEGAPEAEPTTEQTTAMGNAPLVEENLHALINPGAPGGSDPADVVVNLAIGRSTIDGSVAFTFNGVQYKPPTLPTLLQILSNNATVDADFGTDEHTLTLPFNKTIELVITGGANHPIHLHGHVFDVVQSLGGSINYVNPPRRDVVRVSNTGVILRFRTDNPGPWFVHCHIDWHLEAGLAVVFAEAPSEIRAGTQKVTTSSSWDQLCPKYQALSADLQ, via the exons ATGAAGTCTGCCTTAGCAATAGTTGCTGCGGTCACAGCGAGCCCCGTTCTCGGGGCCTTCGTAGACTACAACTTCGTCATTGGTAACGTTCAGGCTGCTCCCGACGGGTTTAGGCGTTCTGTTGTCGCTGTCAACGGCCAGATCCCTGGCACTCTGATCACG GCTAACAAAGGCGATACTCTGCGTATTAACGTCACAAATCAG CTCACCGATAGCTCTATGAGGCGATCTACTACAATT CATTGGCATGGACTG TTTCAGAGCGGGACTGCAGGTGAAGATGGCCCGGCATTTG TGACACAGTGTCCGATCTCTCAGTTCAACTCCTACACCTATGAGATCCCTCTTCACGATCAGACCGGCACATTCTGGTATCACAGTCATCTGTCCAGTCAATATGTCGATGGTTTGCGTGGTGCAC TGGTCGTCTATG ACCCTAATGATCCTCACAAAGCCCTGTACGACGTCGACGACGAGGCCACAGTCATCACCCTTGATGACTGGTATCACACCCCCGCTCCCACGTTGCAGGAGCAGTTTTTCTCCACCAATAACACTGCGCTTAACGCCCC TGTCCCAGATTCTGCACTTATCAATGGGAAGGGTCGCTATGTGGGTGGGCCGGAGGTCGAGCGTGCAGTCCTTAAAGTGCAGTCCGGCAAGCGCTATCGATTCCGTGTCATCAACACTTCCGCCATCGGTTCCTACACCTTTGCTATAGAAGGACATACCATGACTATTATT GAAGCTGATGGGATCGCACATGAACCATTGGTGGTCGATAGCTTCGACATTTACGCCGGACAACGCTATTCTTTCATC CTCGAAGCGAATCAGACGGTAGCGAACTACTGGGTCAGCGCTCCCATGACTGTCGCTGCTGCTGGTACAAATGCCAACC TTGATGCAACCAACGTGTATGCTGTCTTGCGCTACGAGGGTGCACCCGAAGCAGAGCCAACCACCGAACAGACCACGGCCATGGGCAACGCTCCACTCGTTGAAGAGAATCTGCATGCGCTTATCAATCCTGGTGCTCCCGGTGGCTCCGATCCCGCAGACGTCGTTGTCAACCTTGCAATAGGCAGGTCGACCATTGACGGATCTGTCGCCTTCACGTTCAACGGGGTGCAGTACAAGCCCCCAACACTCC CTACACTTCTCCAGATCTTATCTAATAACGCAACAGTTGATGCTGACTTTGGTACTGACGAGCATACACTCACACTTCCGTTCAACAAGACCATT GAACTTGTAATCACTGGAGGAGCAAACCACCCTATCCATCTTCA TGGGCACGTGTTTGACGTTGTGCAGTCGCTCGGTGGATCCA TCAACTACGTAAACCCTCCTCGTCGCGATGTGGTTCGCGTATCAAACACTGGTGTCATCCTGCGTTTCAGG ACCGACAATCCCGGTCCCTGGTTCGTCCATTGCCACATTGACT GGCATCTCGAGGCCGGGCTTGCCGTGGTATTTGCCGAGGCACCAAGCGAAATTCGTGCTGGAACGCAGAAGGTGACCACGAGCTCGTCATGGGACCAATTGTGCCCCAAGTATCAAGCACTTTCTGCAGACTTGCAGTAG
- a CDS encoding glycoside hydrolase family 3 protein encodes MVRIALAAALVASAAAAPNGDALKRADSSAAIVPGSPAAANSTIATGTILPTASATTSTAPINTTAPNTPVPTGVLPDDYFVKGNTPRTWSQALALAAKFVAPMSIEEKTALTTGVGFGSSRCVGNIIDQPKYKFPGLCLQDSPLGVRLTDRVSAFTAGINAAATWDRNLIRARGVALGEEFRGKGVNVALGPAMNLARVAAGGRNWEGFGADPYLSGEAAYETILGIQSTGVQACAKHYINNEQEIKRDASSSDVDDRAQHELYAHPFLRSVAAGVASFMCSYNQINGTYSCENDKVLNGILKTEYGFPGYVMSDWWATHSTESANRGLDMEMPGGLGWGIPASSAWLGGNLTQWVKDGRIPEARLTDMATRIIAGWYLTGQEKGYPAVNFNTPTIDSGPLNLHVDVQGDHYKGIREMGAASTILLKNTKATLPLKKPVSLAIIGSDSAPPLRGPNGFTDRAGVDGTLAMAWGSGTTEFPYLISPLEAIQARAKQDHTSVSWHTLDWDTAGAKTRAKDKDVAIVFINSDSGEGYLTVDGNRGDRNNLTAWNNGDNLVREVASANSNTVVVVHSVGPIIMEPWIDNPNVTAVLWAGLPGQESGNALVDVLYGAVNPSAKLPYTIAKQRSDYGTEVVYDESNGIPHIPYSEGLFIDYRHFDKNNITPRFPFGFGLSYTTFSYANLRVSRSTKASTGSEVSGWEAGKVAPKVKGASLAPWLHAPYYDVSFDIKNTGQVVGHEVAQLYIQAPASANSPPNQLRGFARVALKPGQTQRVNLTLSRYDLSAWDVARQGWAKIDGQVGVTVGASSRDFRLKGIFA; translated from the exons ATGGTTCGAATTGCGCTTGCCGCTGCCTTGGTGGcctctgctgctgctgccccCAACGGGGACGCACTAAAACGTGCCGATAGTTCGGCGGCCATTGTACCAGGATCCCCTGCCGCAGCGAACTCGACGATTGCTACTGGTACTATCCTACCCACTGCATCAGCAACGACCAGCACAGCTCCTATCAATACCACTGCCCCCAATACTCCAGTACCAACTGGGGTTTTGCCCGATGATTACTTTGTAAAAGGAAATACCCCAAGGACCTGGTCTCAAGCTCTTGCTCTTGCTGCCAAGTTTGTTGCACCAATGTCTATCGAGGAAAAAA CGGCTTTGACTACCGGCGTTGGATTCGGTAGCTCTCGCTGTGTAGGAAACATCATCGACCAGCCTAAATACAAATTTCCGGGCCTTTGCTTGCAAGATAGCCCATTGGGAGTGCGACTGACGGATCGTGTCAGTGCATTCACAGCTGGGATCAACGCCGCTGCTAC ATGGGATCGAAACCTCATTCGTGCGCGCGGGGTGGCCTTGGGAGAAGAGTTCCGCGGCAAGGGTGTCAACGTTGCACTGG GCCCGGCGATGAATCTCGCTCGAGTTGCCGCTGGAGGGAGGAACTGGGAAGGCTT TGGTGCAGACCCGTATTTGAGTGGAGAAGCAGCATACGAAACAATTCTTGGTATACAGAGTACTGGCGTGCAAGCATG TGCAAAACACTACATAAACAA CGAGCAAGAGATCAAGCGAGATGCTTCTTCGTCTGACGTGGATGACCGAGCCCAACACGAGCTATATGCACACCCCTTTTTGCGCAGTGTGGCTGCCGGGGTCGCAAGTTTCATGTGCTCGTACAACCAAA TCAACGGAACTTATTCTTGCGAGAACGATAAGGTTCTGAATGGTATTTTGAAGACCGAGTATGGTTTCCCAGGTTATGTTATGTCTGACTGGTGGGCCACCCACTCTACTGAGTCAGCTAATCGCGGCCTTGAT ATGGAGATGCCCGGCGGGCTTGGTTGGGGAATCCCCGCATCTTCGGCTTGGCTCGGCGGAAACTTGACTCAATGGGTAAAAGATGGACGTATCCCCGAGGCGAGATTAACG GATATGGCAACCCGTATTATCGCAGGCTGGTACCTGACTGGACAAGAGAAGGGCTACCCTGCTGTCAACTTCAACACTCCTACAATTGACAGTGGCCCACTCAATTTACATGTGGATGTGCAAGGAGATCATTACAA GGGGATCCGCGAGATGGGTGCTGCTTCTACGATCTTGCTTAAGAATACCAAAGCAACGCTGCCTTTGAAAAAGCCGGTATCTCTGGCAATCATTG GCTCCGACTCAGCACCACCTCTTCGCGGGCCCAATGGGTTTACCGACCGGGCCGGCGTCGATGGCACCCTTGCCATGGCTTGGGGGTCTGG CACGACCGAGTTCCCTTACCTTATTTCG CCCCTGGAAGCTATTCAAGCCCGTGCAAAACAAGATCATACTTCAGTCAGTTGGCATACCCTCGATTGGGATACGGCCGGCGCAAAGACACGAGCTAAAGACAAGGATGTAGCCATTGTTTTTATCAATAGCGATTCCGGCGAAGGCTACTTGACTGTTGATGGCAACCGCGGAGATAG AAATAATTTGACCGCATGGAATAACGGAGATAACCTTGTCCGAGAAGTTGCTAGTGCGAATTCCAACACGGTCGTAGTTGTGCACTCGGTTGGCCCTATCATCATGGAACCATGGATCGACAATCCTAATGTTACTGCG GTTCTTTGGGCTGGGCTTCCAGGTCAGGAATCAGGTAATGCCCTAGTTGATGTCTTGTATGGCGCAGTCAATCCATCAGCAAAGCTTCCGTATACTATTGCCAAACAGCGATCTGATTATGGTACTGAGGTCGTTTATGATGAGAGCAACGGTATCCCACATATCCCGTATAGTGAAGG ATTGTTTATTGACTATCGCCACTTCGACAAG AATAATATCACTCCCCGGTTCCCCTTCGGCTTTGGATTATCTTACACAACCTTCAGCTATGCGAACTTACGTGTATCTAGATCCACAAAGGCTAGCACTGGGAGCGAGGTGTCGGGATGGGAGGCAGGCAAGGTCGCTCCCAAGGTCAAGGGTGCATCTCTTGCACCATG GCTTCATGCGCCTTATTACGACGTGTCCTTCGATATCAAGAACACCGGCCAGGTAGTAGGACATGAG GTTGCGCAGCTTTACATCCAGGCACCAGCTTCGGCAAATTCTCCGCCTAACCAACTTAGAGGCTTTGCTCGGGTTGCACTCAAGCCGGGACAGACCCAGCGTGTGAACTTGACTCTGTCTCGATACGATCTATCGGCCTGGGATGTCGCTCGCCAAGGTTGGGCGAAAATAGACGGACAAGTGGGGGTTACTGTAGGAGCCAGCAGCAGAGATTTCCGTCTAAAGGGTATTTTTGCTTGA